ACCCGGCCCGTCAGGGTCATAATCTGAATCTTCATATTGCGCGGCAGCTCATTGCCGGTCACGGTAAATACGAAGCGGGCCTTGCTGATAACCGGGTTGGGATACGGGTAAACGTTGGTGATTTTCGACGCCTTCACTACCTCAAACTTCACCTGGAAATCCTGCGAGCCGGCGTTGGCATTGCGGGGGTCGCGGCCCTGCACGCGCAGCGTGTACATGCCGTCATCGAGCGGCTTGCCCGCACCAGGGCGGTACTCCAGCTTAGCCACACTGCCTTGGGTGGCGTCTACGCTGAAGTTTATTTCCGGGCCGTTCAGGTCCACTACTACCGGAGTATTGGAGCCGGGCTTAAGCAGCGTAACGGTGAACACGGTGCGGTCGGTGAACGGGTTAAGCTTGTCTTCGTCGTTGAGCTGAATGTTGATAACCGGGGTCGAAGAAACCAGCTCGCCGTTGAGGATGTGGCGGCCGTCAAACGCCACGTCCAGGGTGGGCGGCACGTTGTTGTCGCCCACCGTGAAGGGGTCCAGTATCAGTTCGTTGTTGGTGTACAGCTGCTCGGGCTGAGTGCGCGGGTTCACAAATACCTCGATAACGAAGGTGCCATACTGCTTTTTCACATCCAAGCTCACGGGAATGGTGGCGGTGGCGCCGGCGGCCAGCACGCCCGGGAAGGTTACGTCGAGGGTTTTCACTACTGCTCCGGTGGTGGTGTTGCGCAGGTTTACCTGGGCCTTGAGCGGGGCCAAGAAATCCACATCCGACACGTTCTGAAACTTCACGTTGAAGGTAATGATGCCCTTATCGACCGCTTGCTGGGCCAGCGTGGCGGGGGCATAGCTGATGGCCGGCTCCAGGTCGCGCCGCACGATGCCTTCGGGCAGGCCGCGGTAGGTAACCAGCCACTGGCGCAGCTGTGGCGGGATGCGCGTCACGGAGTCGCCGAGGGCCAGCTCAAGCCGCAGGTACGGGTATTGAGCGGCCGAAACCGCCAGCGGCTGGGCCGACGACGTGACATTGGGCAGCACCACCGTTTCGCGGCCGAGCGGGTCAATGGCCACCACGCTCAGGGTGTGGTAGCCGCTGGGCGTAGCATTGCGAATGGTGGAGTACAGATTCAGCCAGTCTTTGGCCGGCCCGATGCGGGGCGACACGATGCGGCCGGCTGATGCGGGCTGCTGCAGCAAACCGCGCAGCTCAATAAGTTGATTGTAGGTCGGGGTGGCCAGGCTGCGGTCCGGCCCCACTTCACTGATGAGGCGGCCCGACGTAGCGGTAAGCTTCTGGCCCACCAGAGCCAGCGGCTCGCCATCGGCCAGCTGGGCAATTAGCCGCGAGCCCAGCAGGGTTTGCAGGGTGGCTTTCAGTGAAGCCGGCAGCAGCGAATAGCGCAGGCGGTTGGCCGATACCAAGGCCACATACGAGCCAGCTGGCACTGCCGCCAGGAAGCTGGCCAGCTGCTGCTGGCGCGTGGCGCTGTAGTTTAGGTTATCCAGCGTATCAAGTGGCGTGGTGCCGGTGGGGTCGCTGGCGGAGAAATAGTAGAAGTAATTGGGCGCCTGCCCGCAACGCTGGTACGTGCTGGGCATCGTCACGGAGCGCAGGCTGCCCGCTTCGTACACCGCCAGCAGCAGGTTGGGCGAGTTTACGCCGCATCCTACTACCGCCGGCATGGCCGCTCCCGCCGTTTGCAGGTAGATGCCAGAGGCGTTCTGCGAAGTGTTTTGGGCCGTGAACGTGGGTGCGCTGCGGGGCACGCCCCCACCCCGGGTGCGCATCAGGAGGGGTATTTGGTTGGGCACAAACGTCCAGGCGCCCGAGGGCACAGTCACATCCACCCCGGTGCGGGTGGTGCGCTGAAACTGGCCGTAGTGGCTCTGCGACCACCCACCCGGGCTGCTGGGAATAACGCGGAACGAAGAAGTAACCCAGCTGCCGTCTTCGCCGGGGGCCGGCGTATGAAAGCGGGCGCGCCAGTACCACACCACACTGTCGCGCGGGGCCACCGCGGGCAGCGTGGGCTGCCATTCAGCTACCACGCCCGCCGTGATGAGGGGGGCGCGCTGCACCAGGCCGCTGTTGAAAGTGGGCACGGTATCCAGCTCAAAATCGTAGCCGCGCTGCGGACCATTGCGGTCGTTGCTTTGCACCAGCAGCTTGGGCTGATTAGTGGTTACAATCGCAAATTCGTAGGGCTTGAGCACCGTGAGGCCACCCTGCAGGAAGGTGAAGTCAATCTGCGCCGAGTTGTTGGTTTCACTGATTTCAGCTACCCGGTTGTTGGGGTCCAGCTCCACCAGGAAGGTGCTGTTGCCGGCGTCGGCCAGCGTATTGGGCAGCGTGAGGGCATACGTGGTATCGCGAACCCAGGCTTGCCGGCGCGAGAACTGGTAAACCAGTGAGGGACGGCCGGCTATTTTGCGGGTCACCTTTATCTCCACCGGGTCGTAGGTAATCTTGCCGGGGTTCGACACCCCCACGTTCAGAATAAAATCGGTGGAGGAGCCCTTAACGGGCCCTTGCCCTGGCGAAGGCGTGATGGACAGCGTGGCGGCACTGGCAATAAAGTCGGGCCGCTCGGGCGCAAACAGCGCCAGGGCCGGGTCGCCCTGCCAGCCGGTGGCCAGCAGCTGCTCAATGCCGATGTCGTCGCTAAAATACGGGGTGTTCTGCAGGCGGCGCACCGCCTCATTGTGCACCGCCGTAATGGGCTTGCCGTACCACTGCGGGTTGTTGAACAGCAGCGTGTACATGGTATCCAAGGCAATTTCGAGCCGGTCGGGGTAGCTGAACCCGTACTCGCCTAACGAGCCCAACGCCCCTTTCCGGTCCGCAAACAGCCAGTCTTCGATGATGGTGGGCGCCGCGGTAAAGGTGTGGTTGGCAGCACAGCCGTTCATGAAGAAGAAGGGGTACTTGCCGGGGTTATTGTAAGAGGGGTCCGCCGGAGTGCCGAAATTCAGCGCGAAGGTGTTGTTGGAGCCGTGGCCAAAATACGTCATCAGGGAGATGCCGGCGTTCAGTTCGTTAGAAATATTAACGCTTACCGGCAGGGTTGACTGCCGGGATATGGTGGTTACCCGGCCACCAAAAAAAGGACGCTCTACCCGGTGCTTATTCCGGTCCATTATGCTCGTGAAATAGGCGGTCTCGCTCGCATCCTTTCCCCCAATCAGGTGCAGCACGTTTTTGCGCCAGGGCTCCGGGCCCAGGGCTTCGTGGGTGCGCAGCTTGCCCAAGTAGTTGATTATCTGCTGGGGCGTAGTCACGGTGAGGCGGCCGGTGCGCAGCTTGGGTACAAAATCGTTGGCCTGGAAATTGGCCGTAATCAGGTTATCAGACACCGCCCGCGAGCTGGTGGGCACCAGGTCCAGGCCCCGTTCGCCGGTGCCGCGGGCTGTCGTGCGCGTATAAGTTTCGTTGCGGTTGCTGCCGCCAATCAGCGGCTCCGACGGCACAATGCCTTTGCCCAGCAGCAGCAGGTAACGGTTAGCATTGGCGGGGGCGCCGGCGGCCAGCCAGAGGCCAAAGTGGCGCATGGCCAGCCACGACCGTTCGCCGTAGTGGAACTGGTCGTAGAGCTGCGCGGTGGTAATCAGCAGGGTATCGTAGCCCCCGCCGGCCGTGGAGGCGCGGTATTTGGCGTATTCTTTGGCCGCGTTGGCCACGCTGGTGCCGCCATCGGTAGCCGGGCCGTAGAGCTGGCGGTGCGATACAATGGCGAAGTTGACCGTGGCTTGGTTGATAATCCGAAACCGCACCTTGGTAGCGGCCGGGGGCACAAACGGACGCTGCGCATCGGCCAGCAGCAGCCGGCGCGACTGAGCCTGCGTGGCACTTGGAAACACAAACCGACGGCCCAGCGGCCCGAGGGTCTGGGCGGCAGTGGGCGCAATGCGCTGCACGTTCCAAGGGTCCTGAATGTCGTAGCCCACCACCGAGGCCGGAATGCTGTCGACCTCAAACGTGGCCGGGCCGCCCAGCAGCGAATCGTTGGCGAAGGCCAGCTGCCGGCGGGGCCCCAGCCAGCGGTTGGCCTGGGGCGCCACCACCCGGATGAAGGCCCGGCGGAACTTATCAGCCGAGGTGCCCGTGCCCGCCGTGCTGCCCGAAAGCCGGACGGTGACCAGTCCATTTGGCCCAATTTCGGCGCGTTGGAGCGCGTACTTGCCGCCGGCGTGGGCGTAGCTGTTAAACACTAGTCGGGCCAGGGAGCGGTACGTATTCGTGGCGGTGTTGAGCACCAGCACTTCCACGTTGTGCGGCGCGTTGGTGGCCCCTACTATTCGCAACTCCAGGCTGGGCGCGGGGGCGGGGCCCGTGGCGGGCACGGCCCGCAGTACAGTGTCGGTGGAAGTGGTGGCCACCCCGTTGAGCTGGCTCGAGAAATAGCCTTCGCCGGCTTCTACCCACGGCAGAAACGTCACGTCGCGCGGGGCGTCGCCAAAGGCTTCGGTTTCCAGCTTCAGGCTGCTGGCCAGGCGCCAGGCGTGCGGCGTGCCGCCGGCGGTCACCGGCTCGGCCATGCGCTTGGCTGCGGGGGCGGTGGGCCCGGGGTAGGTTAGGAAGTAAGCGGCGGTATCGGTGTAAAAGCTGTAGAGCTTGTGGGGCTGGTCGGAGGCGTTCTTGTACAGGTCGCGGTCGAGCTGGCCGTCGTTGCGCTGGCCGTAAAACTCCAGGTAGGTATTGGCATCGAACACGGTGCGGGCACCGCCTTGGTACACGGCCACTTCGCGGCCCCGGCGCCAGAGTTGCAGGCGGCTGGGGTCAATGTTGCTCAGGCCAGCCTGGGTCAGGTACTGGTAGCTCAGGCGGTGAATGCCGTCCTGCGTCACGCGCACCTTGTAGTACTGCTGGCTGGGCACTATCCATTCGTTGCCGTAGGGCCCCGACTGCGCCAGCGCCGCCGGCCCGCTCAGGGCCAACACCAGTAACCAAATCAACCACCCCAACCCCTTTTTTTTAGTAGTAGGTATGTTTTCCATTCTTAACTATATAGTCTTTTTTAGAGCGCATATCAACCAGCTTGGCACCCATGCGCAAGCAGGCCAGCTCGGGTAATTATTATTTGAGGCCGTAGCCCAACGACACGATAAGCGAGTTGGTTTGTGAGGCGCTGCCGAGCTTTTCGACCGCCAGGCGCGACAACGCCAGGTCGATGCGTAAGCCGCTTACGGCCACCCCCGCGCCGAGGCTGTACTGGCCCTTCCAGCTGCTGCCATAGGTGCCGCCGGCATTGGCGGTGAAATCCTGAATCTTCTGGTAGTTGCCGGCCCCGCCGCGCAAAAACACCAGGTCTTTGTAGCCCAATTCCAGGCCGATGCGGGGGTCCACGCTCACGGCGCTGGTCGAGATGGGCGTGTTGCGCTGGCCGTCGGTGGTAGTTTCCAGGTCGACGGCTACCAGGGCCGAAAACTCCTTGGGGAGCGCAAAGCGGCGGCCCGCCCCGAGCACAAAGCGCGGCAGCGTGATTTCGGCGCTGTTCTTGGGCGTGGGGTCATTGCCATTGGCAATGGTGCTGCTCACGCCCTTCTGGTATTCGTCGGCGTTGATGTTCCACTGGGTAAAGGTGGTGGTGATGTCGCGCGCCATCAGGCCCAGGTTCCAGCCCTTGTGGTTGTACTGCAGGCCGGCGTCGATGCCAAAGCCGTAGCCGTGGGCAAACTTGCCGATGTTGCGATAGATGATTTTGCCGTTGGCCCCCAGGCTCAGGCCTTCCACGTTGCCCAGCTTGCGGGCGTACGAGAGCAGCAGGGCGTAGTCGGCCACCGAGAAGAACTCAATCTTGCTGTAGTCGACGTAGCCGTACTCGTTGATGAGGTTGCGGGTGTCGGCAATGTTGTCGACGCCAAGGCGCATCACGCTCGCGCCGATGGCACTTTTGTCGTCCAGGGGCATGGAAAACGCCGCATAATCGTTTTTCACCACGCCCGAAAACAGCTCGGAATGCATCAGCACGCCGTCGTACTTGTGGGTTTGGTTCACCAGGCCCGCGGGGTTCCAGTAGCCGGCGGTGGCATTATCGGCCAGGCTCACCTGCACTTTGCCCATGCCCAGTGCCCGGGCCCCCACCCCAATGTTCAGAAATTCATTGCTGTACTTGGGCGTTTTGGTGGATTGCGCGGCGGCCGGGACTGCCAGCGCGGCCGTAGCGCCCATAAAAAGCAGCCTACGGGCGGTAGAGGAAAGTTGGAGCATATGCAAGACGGCGGGTTAGAATAGCGCCGACGGAACGCAAGTTACTTCATTATCGTGCGGCACTAAAGTGGCCCGCGCCCGCAAATACCGGGCCCCGCCCCAAACCGGCGGTGCCGGCCAGCATTCTGCTGGCGGCAGCCGGGCTTTGCGCGGGCCGTGGCCCGGACCGGGTTGGGCCAATAGCCTTCTGTTGCCGGGCCTCTTCTCGGATGAAATCGACCGACCAAAGCGTGGCTCAATAAAATTTCAGAGGGCAATAAGAGATATTCAGCTTTCTCTATCTTAAAATTTTCTTGCTGATTATCAATTATTAACGAAATTTATCCGCGATTATGCTGGAATTATTTATCCAGTACCTTGCGTTACAAAGTACCTACCATACATTTGTACTGTTTCTCACCCACTAGCTAATCGCAACGCCCATGAAACTCGAGAACACCCAGGTTCAGATGCGCAAGGGAATCCTTGAATTCTGCATCCTGGAAATTATCGCCCGCGGCGAAGCCTACGCCTCCGACATGCTGGAGGAGTTGACTTCGGCCCGCATGATAGTGGTGGAGGGCACGCTCTACCCGCTGCTCACCCGCCTTAAAAACGCTTCGCTGCTGGACTATGTCTGGAAGGAAAGCACCAGCGGCCCACCCCGCAAATACTACACCCTCACGGACTCCGGCCGCCAGTTTCTGGCCGAGCTGCGCGACACCTGGGAGGAAATGGCCACCTCGGTGGGCATCATCCGGCACAGCGCTCCGCCGAAGCCCGTTGCTTGATTATCGCCTTCTTTTTCCTTCTTCACTCACCAAGATTTAAACGGCTTTTTTTCAGCCTTTTACCATGAAAAAGAACATCAGTATTAACCTGCAAGGGATTATCTTTCACATCGAGGAAGACGGCTACGAAGTGCTGAGCCGCTACCTGGCTGAGGTGAAAGCGCACTTCGCCAACTACCGAGGCCACGAAGACATTGTGGCCGACATCGAAGGGCGGATTGCAGAGATTTTTTCGGCGCGCCTCTCCCCCATCAAGCAGGTCATCAGCCTGGACGACGTGGAGGCCATGACCGCCAAAATGGGCCGAGTGAGCGACTTTGCTCCCGACGCCGACGAGGACGACGAAGCCACCGAAACCACCAGCAGCCCCCTGGGCGCCGGCGGCTACACCACCGGCAGCACGTATGGCCAGACCAGTGCCTACGGCACCGCTACCGCCGCACCGGCCGCTACCGAACCCAAGCGCCTGTACCGCGACATGGCCCACCGCAAAATCGCGGGGGTGTGCGCCGGCATTGCCCAGTACTTCCTCATCAACCCCCTGTGGGTGCGTCTGGGCTTCCTGGCCTTGCTGCTCTTCCGCCCGGTGGTGAGCACCATCAGCTTCGGCACCGTGCACATGAGCCACAACGACGGCTTGTC
This region of Hymenobacter sedentarius genomic DNA includes:
- a CDS encoding PadR family transcriptional regulator, yielding MKLENTQVQMRKGILEFCILEIIARGEAYASDMLEELTSARMIVVEGTLYPLLTRLKNASLLDYVWKESTSGPPRKYYTLTDSGRQFLAELRDTWEEMATSVGIIRHSAPPKPVA
- a CDS encoding C25 family cysteine peptidase, translating into MENIPTTKKKGLGWLIWLLVLALSGPAALAQSGPYGNEWIVPSQQYYKVRVTQDGIHRLSYQYLTQAGLSNIDPSRLQLWRRGREVAVYQGGARTVFDANTYLEFYGQRNDGQLDRDLYKNASDQPHKLYSFYTDTAAYFLTYPGPTAPAAKRMAEPVTAGGTPHAWRLASSLKLETEAFGDAPRDVTFLPWVEAGEGYFSSQLNGVATTSTDTVLRAVPATGPAPAPSLELRIVGATNAPHNVEVLVLNTATNTYRSLARLVFNSYAHAGGKYALQRAEIGPNGLVTVRLSGSTAGTGTSADKFRRAFIRVVAPQANRWLGPRRQLAFANDSLLGGPATFEVDSIPASVVGYDIQDPWNVQRIAPTAAQTLGPLGRRFVFPSATQAQSRRLLLADAQRPFVPPAATKVRFRIINQATVNFAIVSHRQLYGPATDGGTSVANAAKEYAKYRASTAGGGYDTLLITTAQLYDQFHYGERSWLAMRHFGLWLAAGAPANANRYLLLLGKGIVPSEPLIGGSNRNETYTRTTARGTGERGLDLVPTSSRAVSDNLITANFQANDFVPKLRTGRLTVTTPQQIINYLGKLRTHEALGPEPWRKNVLHLIGGKDASETAYFTSIMDRNKHRVERPFFGGRVTTISRQSTLPVSVNISNELNAGISLMTYFGHGSNNTFALNFGTPADPSYNNPGKYPFFFMNGCAANHTFTAAPTIIEDWLFADRKGALGSLGEYGFSYPDRLEIALDTMYTLLFNNPQWYGKPITAVHNEAVRRLQNTPYFSDDIGIEQLLATGWQGDPALALFAPERPDFIASAATLSITPSPGQGPVKGSSTDFILNVGVSNPGKITYDPVEIKVTRKIAGRPSLVYQFSRRQAWVRDTTYALTLPNTLADAGNSTFLVELDPNNRVAEISETNNSAQIDFTFLQGGLTVLKPYEFAIVTTNQPKLLVQSNDRNGPQRGYDFELDTVPTFNSGLVQRAPLITAGVVAEWQPTLPAVAPRDSVVWYWRARFHTPAPGEDGSWVTSSFRVIPSSPGGWSQSHYGQFQRTTRTGVDVTVPSGAWTFVPNQIPLLMRTRGGGVPRSAPTFTAQNTSQNASGIYLQTAGAAMPAVVGCGVNSPNLLLAVYEAGSLRSVTMPSTYQRCGQAPNYFYYFSASDPTGTTPLDTLDNLNYSATRQQQLASFLAAVPAGSYVALVSANRLRYSLLPASLKATLQTLLGSRLIAQLADGEPLALVGQKLTATSGRLISEVGPDRSLATPTYNQLIELRGLLQQPASAGRIVSPRIGPAKDWLNLYSTIRNATPSGYHTLSVVAIDPLGRETVVLPNVTSSAQPLAVSAAQYPYLRLELALGDSVTRIPPQLRQWLVTYRGLPEGIVRRDLEPAISYAPATLAQQAVDKGIITFNVKFQNVSDVDFLAPLKAQVNLRNTTTGAVVKTLDVTFPGVLAAGATATIPVSLDVKKQYGTFVIEVFVNPRTQPEQLYTNNELILDPFTVGDNNVPPTLDVAFDGRHILNGELVSSTPVINIQLNDEDKLNPFTDRTVFTVTLLKPGSNTPVVVDLNGPEINFSVDATQGSVAKLEYRPGAGKPLDDGMYTLRVQGRDPRNANAGSQDFQVKFEVVKASKITNVYPYPNPVISKARFVFTVTGNELPRNMKIQIMTLTGRVVREIYKEELGPLHIGNNITDFAWDGTDTYGDRLANGTYLYRVSLDDPAGQFGRRETAGDQAFKNDWGKLVLMR
- a CDS encoding PorV/PorQ family protein, which encodes MLQLSSTARRLLFMGATAALAVPAAAQSTKTPKYSNEFLNIGVGARALGMGKVQVSLADNATAGYWNPAGLVNQTHKYDGVLMHSELFSGVVKNDYAAFSMPLDDKSAIGASVMRLGVDNIADTRNLINEYGYVDYSKIEFFSVADYALLLSYARKLGNVEGLSLGANGKIIYRNIGKFAHGYGFGIDAGLQYNHKGWNLGLMARDITTTFTQWNINADEYQKGVSSTIANGNDPTPKNSAEITLPRFVLGAGRRFALPKEFSALVAVDLETTTDGQRNTPISTSAVSVDPRIGLELGYKDLVFLRGGAGNYQKIQDFTANAGGTYGSSWKGQYSLGAGVAVSGLRIDLALSRLAVEKLGSASQTNSLIVSLGYGLK